A single Macrobrachium nipponense isolate FS-2020 chromosome 5, ASM1510439v2, whole genome shotgun sequence DNA region contains:
- the LOC135215828 gene encoding uncharacterized protein LOC135215828, whose protein sequence is MGTSLHATTAYNPAANGMVERVHRSLKASLMARCTGEDWKSQLSWVLLGFGPPLGRTLKHHLRRRTKRFLLKALSSCKHVFIRDDACRPPLTRPYRGPFRVIRRTDKAYFISINGCEDWVTIDRLKPAFLMDEEYANADPIGRLTLLRKEATPLIAKPPSRSCGRPRKTVEPPEGHLRGGIPSPKIPEDSEAEDLPQQLVSRTRGRLRRPARFCE, encoded by the exons atggggacatcgctacacgccaccaccgcctacaacccggcggctaacggcatggtggagagggtCCACCGATCGCTCAAGGCTTCCCTAATGGCACGCTGCACCGGCGaggattggaagagccaactatcgtgggtcctcctcggcttTGGACCGCCCCTCGGGCGAACGCTGAAGCATCACctgcggagaag AACCAAACGCTTCCTCCTGAAGGCCCTATCGTCCtgcaaacacgtcttcatcagggACGACGCCTGCCGCCCGccactaacgagaccctaccgaggCCCCTTCCGTGTCATCCGACGCACCGACAAGGCATACTTCATATCCATAAATGGTTGTGAGGACTGGGTCACGATCGACCGACTGAAACCAGCTTTCCTTATGGACGAAGAGTACGCCAATGCGGATCCCATAGGGCGCCTCACTCTTCTTCGGAAAGAAGCGACTCCATTGATCGCCAAACCACCCAGTCGTAGCTGCGGCCGCCCTCGGAAGACGGTCGAACCTCCCGAgggtcacctcaggggaggcatcccgtcccctaAAATCCCCGAGGACTCCGaggccgaggatctaccacagcagcTGGTTTCGCGCACCCGAGGCCGCCTCCGCCGGCCCGCTCGCTTCTGCGAGTAG